One genomic window of Streptomyces sp. NBC_01276 includes the following:
- a CDS encoding LacI family DNA-binding transcriptional regulator: MAKRSVGDQERPPGMTDVARVAGVSAQTVSRVLSGHPNVQERTRAKVVAAVEQLGYRRNNAARMLSSGRSRTIGVVTLQTTFYSRAAVTSGIEYAARAAGYAVSTATTTSLDTSAIERALAGLADQGVEGVILSVPLIHTSERIEQLTRSTPTITIDGSRTDATGVVAVDQDLAARLATRHLLELGHDTVWHVAGPAHWLEAVGRLAGWRATLEAAGRQVPPPLEGDWSPASGHRIGLVLGRVPDVTAVFVASDEMAFGVIRALHELGRRVPEDISVVGVDDIELAEYCTPPLTTVAQPFAQMGALAVARLLRHIADPAAMPAPASVEPELVVRASTAPAREFKQE, from the coding sequence ATGGCGAAGCGGAGCGTCGGTGACCAGGAGCGGCCTCCCGGAATGACGGACGTCGCCCGGGTCGCCGGGGTGTCGGCACAGACCGTGTCGAGGGTGCTGTCGGGCCACCCGAACGTCCAGGAGCGGACGCGGGCGAAGGTGGTGGCCGCCGTGGAACAGCTCGGCTACCGGCGCAACAACGCGGCGCGGATGCTGAGCTCGGGCCGGAGCCGCACCATCGGGGTGGTGACCCTTCAGACCACGTTCTACTCGCGGGCGGCCGTCACGTCCGGCATCGAGTACGCGGCCCGGGCCGCCGGGTACGCGGTCAGCACGGCCACCACGACCTCCCTGGACACCTCCGCGATCGAGCGGGCCCTGGCCGGGCTGGCCGACCAGGGCGTCGAGGGCGTGATCCTGTCGGTGCCGCTGATCCACACCAGCGAGAGGATCGAGCAGCTCACCCGGTCCACTCCCACCATCACGATCGACGGTTCGCGTACCGACGCGACCGGGGTCGTGGCCGTCGACCAGGACCTCGCCGCCCGTCTGGCGACCCGGCACCTGCTGGAGCTGGGCCACGACACCGTCTGGCACGTCGCGGGTCCGGCGCACTGGCTGGAGGCCGTCGGCCGGCTCGCCGGCTGGCGCGCGACGCTGGAGGCCGCCGGCCGGCAGGTGCCCCCTCCGCTGGAGGGCGACTGGTCCCCCGCCTCCGGCCATCGGATCGGGCTCGTCCTGGGCCGCGTCCCGGACGTCACCGCCGTCTTCGTGGCGAGCGACGAGATGGCCTTCGGGGTGATCAGGGCCCTGCACGAGCTCGGCAGGCGGGTCCCCGAGGACATCTCCGTCGTCGGCGTCGACGACATCGAGCTGGCCGAGTACTGCACCCCGCCCCTGACCACCGTCGCGCAGCCGTTCGCCCAGATGGGAGCCCTGGCCGTGGCGCGGCTGCTGCGTCACATCGCGGACCCCGCCGCCATGCCCGCGCCGGCGTCGGTCGAACCGGAACTCGTCGTACGGGCGAGCACCGCCCCCGCACGAGAATTCAAACAAGAATAA
- a CDS encoding DeoR/GlpR family DNA-binding transcription regulator, with protein sequence MQLAQQRRAFILEAVRRDGAVRVAELVERLAVSDMTVRRDLDALAARGLVEKVYGGAVAAPGTRVEEPGFDAKAALAGPAKAAIAETAASLVEPGSVVAVSAGTTACAVAARLLDVPRLTVLTNSLPVAELVRSASRDRGEAAVPTLLLTGGAPTPSAALVGPLAELVISSLHVDLLILGAHGVSEEAGLTTPNLAEAQTNRTLIGAARRVAVVADHTKWGTVALSGFAPLDRIDCFVTDAGMPASGREVLADTVGELLVAGAA encoded by the coding sequence ATGCAACTGGCCCAGCAAAGACGCGCGTTCATCCTGGAGGCGGTGCGCCGCGACGGTGCGGTACGGGTCGCCGAGCTCGTGGAACGCCTCGCCGTGTCCGACATGACGGTCCGCCGGGATCTGGACGCGCTCGCGGCGCGCGGCCTGGTCGAGAAGGTGTACGGGGGCGCCGTCGCGGCTCCCGGAACCCGCGTCGAGGAACCGGGGTTCGACGCCAAGGCCGCGCTGGCCGGGCCCGCCAAAGCGGCCATCGCGGAGACGGCCGCCTCCCTGGTCGAGCCGGGCAGCGTGGTCGCGGTCTCGGCCGGCACCACCGCGTGCGCGGTGGCCGCCCGGCTGCTGGACGTCCCGCGGCTGACCGTGCTCACCAATTCCCTGCCGGTCGCCGAACTGGTCCGGTCCGCGTCCCGCGACCGCGGGGAGGCCGCGGTCCCCACCCTGCTGCTGACCGGCGGCGCCCCCACCCCGTCCGCCGCACTCGTCGGCCCGCTGGCCGAGCTGGTGATCTCCTCCCTCCATGTCGACCTGCTGATCCTGGGCGCGCACGGCGTCAGCGAGGAGGCCGGGCTGACCACCCCGAACCTGGCGGAGGCACAGACCAACCGGACCCTGATCGGGGCGGCCCGCCGGGTGGCGGTCGTCGCCGACCACACCAAGTGGGGGACGGTGGCGCTGAGCGGATTCGCCCCGCTCGACCGCATCGACTGCTTCGTCACGGACGCCGGGATGCCCGCTTCGGGCCGCGAGGTCCTGGCGGACACCGTCGGCGAGCTGCTGGTCGCCGGGGCGGCGTAG
- a CDS encoding glutamate--cysteine ligase — protein sequence MITVGVEEEYLLVDPDTLLPTPLVQEVRASARLAPIADEQEVQDELLQAQIEVATPVCTALEEVGGHLLRLRHAVASAAQTNGCRVAISATAPVRGALPVPITGTARYLKMRGEARLLVDEQLICGMHVHVGMPDRETGVAVLNRLRVWLPTLLALSANGPLWDGRDTGFASWRTIIFGRWPVSGPAPYFAGLTDYEARADALLESGLVPDRGQLYWHARLSERYPTVEVRCCDVQLEADDAVMLAGVVRALAATAIAEEKAGAAPALCRSELLQAATWHAARHGMAGTLMDPQGRLRSSGDVLCMLLGHIAPALEESGDYREVSSLLHRLLQRGTAADRQRRALAEAGLPALAALITADESTE from the coding sequence ATGATCACTGTTGGGGTCGAGGAGGAGTACCTGCTGGTCGACCCGGATACGCTCCTGCCCACTCCGCTCGTGCAGGAGGTGCGCGCCTCGGCCCGGCTGGCACCGATCGCGGACGAGCAGGAGGTCCAGGACGAACTGCTCCAGGCGCAGATCGAAGTCGCCACCCCCGTGTGCACGGCCCTGGAGGAGGTGGGCGGTCACCTCCTGCGGCTGCGGCACGCGGTCGCCTCCGCCGCGCAGACGAACGGCTGCCGCGTCGCGATCTCGGCCACCGCGCCGGTCAGGGGCGCCCTCCCCGTGCCGATCACGGGCACGGCGAGGTATCTGAAGATGCGGGGAGAGGCCCGGCTGCTGGTCGACGAGCAGCTGATCTGCGGCATGCACGTCCACGTGGGGATGCCCGACCGGGAGACCGGAGTGGCCGTCCTGAACCGCTTGCGCGTCTGGCTCCCGACGCTGCTGGCGCTCTCCGCGAACGGGCCCCTCTGGGACGGCCGGGACACCGGCTTCGCCAGCTGGCGCACGATCATCTTCGGCCGATGGCCGGTCAGTGGCCCCGCACCGTACTTCGCGGGACTCACGGACTACGAGGCACGGGCCGACGCGCTGCTGGAATCTGGACTGGTCCCCGACCGGGGGCAGCTGTACTGGCACGCCCGTCTCTCGGAGCGGTATCCGACCGTCGAGGTGCGCTGCTGTGACGTGCAGCTGGAGGCGGACGACGCGGTGATGCTGGCCGGGGTGGTCCGCGCGCTCGCCGCCACCGCGATCGCCGAGGAGAAGGCGGGAGCCGCTCCGGCGCTGTGCCGGTCCGAGCTGCTGCAGGCCGCGACGTGGCACGCTGCCCGGCACGGGATGGCGGGCACGCTGATGGACCCGCAGGGCCGGCTGCGGAGCAGCGGCGACGTGCTGTGCATGCTGCTGGGCCACATCGCCCCCGCTCTGGAGGAGAGCGGTGACTACCGCGAGGTGAGCTCGCTCCTCCACCGGCTGCTCCAGCGGGGCACGGCGGCCGACCGCCAGCGCCGGGCGCTGGCCGAGGCCGGCCTGCCGGCACTGGCGGCCCTGATCACCGCCGACGAGAGCACCGAGTGA
- a CDS encoding isoamylase early set domain-containing protein, translated as MLERKQCKDRTEVTFVLPANTPPGPVSVVGDFNDWQPGTHTLAPRRDGMRAVTVALPEKSVHSFRYLAAGDYWFNDESADDHDGTNSRLRT; from the coding sequence GTGCTCGAACGCAAGCAGTGCAAGGACCGCACCGAGGTCACCTTCGTCCTGCCCGCCAACACCCCGCCCGGCCCCGTCAGCGTGGTCGGTGACTTCAACGACTGGCAGCCCGGCACCCACACCCTGGCCCCGCGGCGCGACGGCATGCGCGCCGTCACCGTCGCCCTGCCGGAGAAGAGCGTGCACTCCTTCCGCTACCTGGCCGCGGGCGACTACTGGTTCAACGACGAGAGCGCCGACGACCACGACGGGACCAACAGCCGCCTGCGCACCTGA
- a CDS encoding SHOCT domain-containing protein: MPGLLRGIARTAVVAGTATAVSNRVSRRQGGRWAEQEAQQQQQAAAAAPPPPPAPAPAPTMADDMSSRIDQLKELGALKEQGLLTEEEFAQQKSKLLGG, translated from the coding sequence GTGCCTGGTCTTCTTCGAGGAATCGCGCGGACCGCGGTGGTCGCCGGTACGGCGACGGCGGTCTCCAACCGCGTTTCGCGTCGGCAGGGCGGCCGGTGGGCCGAGCAGGAAGCCCAACAGCAGCAGCAGGCCGCCGCGGCTGCCCCTCCCCCTCCGCCCGCTCCCGCTCCCGCTCCGACGATGGCGGACGACATGAGCAGCAGGATCGACCAGCTCAAGGAACTCGGAGCGCTGAAGGAGCAGGGACTCCTGACCGAGGAGGAGTTCGCGCAGCAGAAGAGCAAGCTCCTCGGCGGCTGA
- a CDS encoding DUF6325 family protein, with product MNDDIEDMGPVDYVVVEFPGNRMTGEAFPLLIDLVDKGLIRILDLRFVRKDADGTVTALEIEGLDQDDADSVSLSVFDGVSSDLLGQDDLDEAGQALQPGNAAAVLVYENRWAAPFARALRRAGAQMVASGRIPVQAILASLDADEAGEGG from the coding sequence ATGAACGACGACATCGAAGACATGGGCCCCGTCGACTACGTGGTCGTCGAGTTCCCCGGAAACCGGATGACGGGCGAGGCGTTCCCCTTGCTGATCGATCTGGTGGACAAGGGCCTCATCCGAATCCTCGACCTCCGTTTCGTGCGGAAGGACGCCGACGGAACCGTCACCGCCCTCGAAATCGAGGGCCTCGACCAGGACGACGCGGATTCCGTGAGCCTGTCCGTCTTCGACGGCGTCTCGTCCGACCTGCTCGGCCAGGACGACCTCGACGAAGCCGGCCAAGCACTCCAGCCGGGCAACGCGGCCGCGGTCCTCGTCTACGAGAACCGGTGGGCCGCACCCTTCGCCCGGGCCCTGCGGCGCGCCGGCGCGCAGATGGTGGCGAGCGGCCGCATCCCCGTGCAGGCCATCCTCGCTTCCCTCGACGCGGACGAAGCGGGAGAGGGCGGGTAG
- a CDS encoding GAP family protein has translation MVLDLLLIGLAVTLFPLPIMAFVLVVSGSRGVRNGLAFIFAWLACLVSVIALVLLLTGGQPPPPRSPPSIAALVATLVIGLGLVVYSQHRRRLSRRRKATGPEQAAQGAEQGAAQEGATVSATDSSVTSRVDEATGWSAAGLAVLLQPWGMVSAAAATVVQADLSHARSFLALMAFCVLATSTLLAMELYMVFSPRKAQSVLLGLRGWLERHKDPAIVVTCLLLGLWLVARSLYQLTGTG, from the coding sequence ATGGTGCTCGACCTGCTCCTCATCGGTTTGGCCGTGACGCTGTTCCCGCTGCCCATCATGGCCTTCGTGCTGGTGGTGTCCGGGTCCCGCGGCGTGCGCAACGGCCTTGCGTTCATCTTCGCCTGGCTGGCGTGCCTGGTGTCCGTGATCGCGCTCGTCCTGCTCCTCACCGGCGGCCAGCCACCGCCGCCGCGCTCGCCCCCCTCGATCGCAGCGCTCGTGGCCACGCTCGTCATCGGGCTGGGCCTGGTCGTGTACAGCCAACACCGGAGGCGCCTGAGCCGCCGCCGTAAGGCGACCGGCCCGGAGCAGGCCGCACAGGGGGCCGAACAAGGGGCCGCACAGGAGGGGGCCACGGTTTCCGCCACCGATTCGTCCGTGACCTCCCGGGTGGACGAGGCCACCGGATGGTCCGCCGCGGGCCTCGCCGTGCTCCTCCAGCCCTGGGGGATGGTCAGCGCCGCCGCCGCCACCGTCGTGCAGGCCGACCTCTCCCACGCCCGGTCCTTCCTGGCCCTCATGGCCTTCTGCGTCCTGGCCACCTCGACCCTGCTGGCCATGGAGCTGTACATGGTGTTCTCACCCCGGAAGGCCCAGAGCGTCCTGCTGGGCCTGCGCGGCTGGCTGGAGCGCCACAAGGACCCGGCGATCGTCGTCACCTGCCTGCTCCTGGGGCTGTGGCTCGTCGCCAGGAGCCTCTACCAGCTCACCGGAACGGGCTGA
- a CDS encoding class II glutamine amidotransferase produces the protein MCRWLAYSGTTMLLDTILYKPAHSLIDQSLHSKLGVETTNGDGFGVGWYAEGNPSPALLRDVGPAWNNRNLREMADHVRSHLFFAHIRASTGTAVQQSNCHPFRNGRWMFMHNGAINGFHLMRRDLTMLVDPALYADIGGTTDSEVMFYLALTFGLDQDPPTAVARMAGVVERAGHDHGVEFPLQMTVAVTDGETVWAFRYSSQRASRSLFYSSRVDALRRLHPDVAFLQEVSDETRLVVSEPLGDLPGAWHEVPESSYGIVRAGADGLFPFTPAAV, from the coding sequence ATGTGCCGATGGCTCGCGTACTCGGGGACGACCATGCTGCTCGACACCATCCTGTACAAACCGGCCCACTCGCTGATCGACCAGAGCCTGCACTCCAAGCTCGGTGTGGAGACCACGAACGGTGACGGGTTCGGAGTCGGCTGGTACGCCGAGGGCAACCCCAGTCCGGCGCTCCTCAGGGACGTCGGTCCCGCCTGGAACAACCGCAACCTGCGGGAGATGGCGGACCACGTCCGTTCCCACCTGTTCTTCGCCCACATCCGGGCGTCGACCGGGACGGCGGTGCAGCAGTCGAACTGCCACCCGTTCCGCAACGGCCGCTGGATGTTCATGCACAACGGCGCCATCAACGGTTTCCACCTCATGCGCCGTGACCTCACGATGCTCGTCGACCCCGCGCTGTACGCCGACATCGGGGGGACCACGGACTCCGAGGTGATGTTCTACCTCGCCCTCACCTTCGGCCTCGACCAGGACCCGCCCACCGCCGTCGCCCGGATGGCGGGGGTCGTGGAACGTGCCGGACACGACCACGGGGTGGAGTTCCCCCTCCAGATGACGGTCGCGGTCACCGACGGCGAAACCGTGTGGGCCTTCCGCTACTCCAGCCAGCGCGCGTCCCGGTCCCTCTTCTACAGCAGCCGGGTGGACGCGCTGCGCCGGCTGCACCCCGATGTCGCCTTCCTCCAGGAGGTCTCCGACGAGACCCGTCTCGTCGTCTCCGAACCCCTCGGGGACCTGCCCGGTGCCTGGCACGAGGTACCGGAGAGCAGTTACGGCATCGTGCGGGCCGGAGCGGACGGGCTGTTCCCCTTCACCCCGGCGGCCGTCTGA
- a CDS encoding carboxymuconolactone decarboxylase family protein, which translates to MATASETPVLDTLAAMTVDSLERCGLAPDMLILTRIAALAASDAPPISYLAHIDPAVRSGVTAEQLQDVLVAIAPIVGTARVMTAAGNLTSAFGVAIAVADAEAEAEARR; encoded by the coding sequence ATGGCCACTGCATCCGAAACCCCGGTCCTGGACACCCTCGCCGCCATGACGGTCGACTCGCTCGAACGGTGCGGGCTGGCTCCGGACATGCTCATCCTCACGCGTATCGCGGCCCTCGCCGCCTCGGACGCTCCCCCGATCTCCTACCTGGCCCACATAGACCCCGCCGTGAGGTCGGGCGTGACCGCGGAACAGCTGCAGGACGTCCTGGTCGCCATCGCCCCGATCGTGGGAACCGCGCGCGTCATGACGGCGGCCGGCAACCTCACCTCTGCCTTCGGCGTCGCCATCGCGGTCGCCGACGCCGAGGCCGAGGCCGAGGCCCGGCGCTGA